The genomic window GCTTCGGCGAGCAGCTCCTGGCGCGCGCGCTCGGCGTGGCCGTCGCGAAGAATCCGCGCGGACGCGAGATCGGCACCATCGACATCGGCCTGAACGACGAAGGCCGCGCGCATCCCATCCTCGGCAAGCTCGACACGACGACCTTCAACGCCACGCACGAGGACGTCGCCGTCGAGCTGCCGAATGGCGCGACGCTGCTCGCGCAGAATGCGTTCGGCGTGCAGGCGTTCTCCGTCGACGCGAAGATCCTCGCGGTGCAGTTTCATCCCGAGCTCGACGCCGCGCGCATGCGCACGGTGATCGAGACGCGCGCCGAGCCGCTCAAGTCCGAAGGCATCTACGAGCGCGCGCGCGACTCCGTGCGCGAGACGCCCGCGGGCCCGCAGCTGCTCGCCCGCTGGGCCGCGTCGCTGCGCTAGAGTGCGCGCGCTTCCCGGGAGGGGACGATGAATCCGCAAGACGCCAACCAGCTCATGAACTCCGCCGCGCAGATGCTCGCCCAGCGGCGCCAGCAGCAGATGTCGCAGCCCGTCTCCGGCTTCCACGAGTCGCTGGGGCGGCCGTTGCGCGTGGCCCTGTTCCTCATCGTCTGGTTCTTCGGGACCTTGCTCACGGTGCTCATCGCCGGCGGCATCGGTGGCGTGGCGGGCGCGAGCCTCGGCGCACCCGTCGGGTTCGTGATCTCGTTCCTGCTTGCGTTCTGGGTCAGTCGCGTGGTGCGCGTGGCGGCGCAGTGGGAGCGCGGTGTCATCCTGCGACTGGGCAAGTTCCACGGGCTGAAGGGGCCGGGCGTGATCCTGGTGTTCCCCGTCGTGGACAACGTCCAGTTCGTGGATACGCGCTTGCTCACGCTCGACGTGCCCGGCCAGCAGGTCATCACCCGCGACAACGTGCCCGTGGCCATCGACGGCGTGGTCTTCTTCCTCGTGAAGGATCCGGGCCGCGCGGTCACCACGGTGCAGGACTACCGCTTCGCCGTGCGCCAGTATGCGCAGGCCGCGCTCCGCGACGTGATCGGCTCGATGACGCTCGACGAGCTCTTGAGCGAGCGCGACCAGATCCAGGCGAAGGTCGCCGAGGCGGTGGAGTCGCGCAGCCAGGCCTGGGGGATCCACATCGACAGCATCCG from Deltaproteobacteria bacterium includes these protein-coding regions:
- a CDS encoding gamma-glutamyl-gamma-aminobutyrate hydrolase family protein (Members of this family of hydrolases with an active site Cys residue belong to MEROPS family C26.), producing the protein MSLGILVLQAGQPAPALRNRAGDYVDWFADAFGSEIQLEPLPVFQGAPFPDPQLFDGVLMTGSPLSVTDYDREPWMREAGAYMLRASAHKPVLGVCFGEQLLARALGVAVAKNPRGREIGTIDIGLNDEGRAHPILGKLDTTTFNATHEDVAVELPNGATLLAQNAFGVQAFSVDAKILAVQFHPELDAARMRTVIETRAEPLKSEGIYERARDSVRETPAGPQLLARWAASLR
- a CDS encoding slipin family protein; translated protein: MNPQDANQLMNSAAQMLAQRRQQQMSQPVSGFHESLGRPLRVALFLIVWFFGTLLTVLIAGGIGGVAGASLGAPVGFVISFLLAFWVSRVVRVAAQWERGVILRLGKFHGLKGPGVILVFPVVDNVQFVDTRLLTLDVPGQQVITRDNVPVAIDGVVFFLVKDPGRAVTTVQDYRFAVRQYAQAALRDVIGSMTLDELLSERDQIQAKVAEAVESRSQAWGIHIDSIRLLDINMPEELKRMMSRQASAEREKRATITKSQGDAEAAANLAQAATTMATSPGAMQLRTLQTLDGLGSSPSNTVVLAVPVEVLDLLKRLGTH